The Micavibrio sp. TMED2 genome has a window encoding:
- a CDS encoding branched-chain amino acid ABC transporter substrate-binding protein codes for MIGRTPMKKLRNALMVGTALVTAAFGFSAQAADPVQIGLIAPISGIYARPGQVMKMGAELGVEDVNKAGGISCLDGAPLELVVVDTGDSVEKAANAAQRMVAEYPDMVGATGSYLSSFTLAVTEITERADLPVLTLSYSDLITGRDFDNVFQTSATSGAQAEIALPIIMDLAESQTGKRPKTVAVITDNTAASLSSVKRMKEGLFDDVGLELVSEEVFTPPLADASALVQQLRGKRPDLLFFLPTVISDSKLILEKMREFRVQVPTISFGIAIAEPEVLKTVDPALLDGVMSAVANWGVKGQEDFIKRLEDVYGEPWATQNAVSTYGDMWIFKDALEQACSRDSKAVGDALRSMDGGPSKYYPGGTISFDENGRREGASLTIIQWQDSVPVTVFPEDLAVSEPKWPTR; via the coding sequence ATGATTGGGAGGACTCCAATGAAAAAACTAAGAAACGCATTAATGGTCGGGACCGCGCTGGTCACTGCCGCATTCGGCTTTTCGGCACAGGCTGCCGATCCGGTTCAGATCGGTCTGATCGCACCGATTTCCGGTATTTACGCCCGTCCGGGTCAGGTCATGAAAATGGGTGCCGAGCTGGGTGTCGAGGACGTGAACAAGGCGGGTGGTATCTCCTGCCTCGACGGTGCACCGCTTGAGCTGGTGGTGGTTGATACCGGCGACAGCGTCGAGAAGGCCGCAAATGCTGCCCAGCGCATGGTTGCCGAGTATCCCGATATGGTTGGTGCGACCGGCTCCTATCTCAGCTCCTTTACCCTGGCGGTTACCGAGATTACCGAGCGAGCAGATTTGCCGGTGCTTACCCTGTCCTATTCGGACCTGATTACCGGCCGGGATTTCGATAATGTCTTCCAGACCTCTGCCACCTCCGGTGCGCAGGCTGAGATCGCCCTGCCGATCATCATGGATCTGGCCGAGAGCCAGACCGGCAAGCGTCCGAAAACAGTAGCGGTCATCACCGACAACACCGCCGCATCCCTGTCTTCAGTCAAGCGGATGAAGGAAGGTCTGTTCGATGATGTCGGCCTCGAGCTCGTCTCCGAGGAAGTCTTCACGCCGCCGCTCGCGGATGCCTCTGCACTTGTGCAGCAACTGCGCGGCAAGCGCCCTGACCTGCTGTTCTTCCTGCCAACGGTTATTTCGGATTCCAAGCTGATTCTCGAGAAAATGCGCGAGTTCCGGGTGCAGGTTCCGACCATTTCATTCGGTATCGCGATTGCCGAGCCTGAGGTTCTGAAAACCGTTGATCCGGCCCTGCTCGATGGCGTCATGTCCGCTGTCGCCAACTGGGGCGTCAAGGGTCAGGAAGACTTCATCAAGCGTCTCGAGGATGTCTATGGCGAGCCATGGGCGACCCAGAATGCCGTTTCCACCTATGGCGATATGTGGATCTTCAAGGATGCGCTTGAGCAAGCCTGCAGCCGTGACAGCAAGGCTGTCGGTGATGCGCTGCGCAGCATGGATGGCGGCCCGTCCAAATACTATCCGGGCGGCACGATCAGTTTTGATGAGAATGGCCGTCGTGAAGGGGCGAGCCTGACCATCATCCAGTGGCAGGACAGTGTGCCTGTCACCGTCTTCCCTGAGGATCTGGCGGTTTCAGAACCGAAATGGCCAACCCGTTAA
- the livF gene encoding branched-chain amino acid ABC transporter ATP-binding protein (with LivGHMJ and LivGHMK is part of the high-affinity branched-chain amino acid transport system; LivFGHMK is specific for the transport of leucine, while LivFGHMJ is a transporter for leucine, isoleucine, and valine), protein MLEIKNLSAGYTEVAVLKDVSVEVDAGQFVSIVGPNGAGKSTLFKTISGTVDAMGGSIRFDGEDLLKVEPSRRAHHGIAHVPEGRQVFPSLSVLENLEMGAITKAGAARWKENLEQIYNWFPVLKERASQPAGTLSGGEQQMVAIGRGLASAPKLLMLDEPSMGLAPTIADFIFDKLMEIRRDAGLTILLVEQRVAEALQFADHGYVLETGRVVLEGNNETLQADDRVRQAYLGM, encoded by the coding sequence ATGCTTGAGATTAAAAACCTGAGCGCCGGTTATACCGAAGTTGCCGTCCTGAAGGACGTGTCGGTTGAGGTCGATGCCGGACAGTTTGTTTCCATCGTCGGGCCGAATGGCGCGGGCAAGAGTACGTTGTTTAAGACCATCTCCGGCACGGTCGATGCCATGGGCGGTTCCATCCGCTTCGATGGCGAGGATCTGCTGAAGGTCGAGCCGTCACGGCGTGCCCATCATGGCATCGCGCATGTGCCCGAGGGACGACAGGTGTTCCCGTCACTGAGCGTACTGGAAAACCTTGAAATGGGCGCGATCACCAAGGCGGGTGCCGCGCGCTGGAAGGAAAATCTCGAGCAGATCTACAACTGGTTCCCGGTGTTGAAGGAACGGGCGAGCCAGCCTGCCGGTACCCTGTCCGGGGGTGAGCAGCAGATGGTCGCGATCGGTCGCGGTCTCGCCTCCGCGCCGAAGCTGTTGATGCTCGACGAGCCATCCATGGGACTGGCTCCGACAATCGCCGACTTCATCTTTGACAAGCTTATGGAAATTCGGCGCGACGCCGGGTTGACCATTCTTCTCGTGGAACAGCGGGTGGCAGAAGCCCTGCAATTCGCCGACCACGGATATGTGCTGGAGACGGGCCGGGTGGTCCTCGAAGGCAACAACGAGACGCTGCAGGCCGACGATCGTGTGCGGCAGGCGTATCTGGGCATGTGA
- a CDS encoding branched-chain amino acid ABC transporter permease, with protein sequence MESIMQATIAGLLIGAIYGLMCVGLAMIFGIMRVINFAQGDLMMVGMYAAYFAFILLAQQFFGDVIGPYVATILAAPLLYVFGWALHKVLIRQVTGIRTASMEGEGHYAQLILTLGIALILQNGAMILFGADLVTIRTPLSSAAWLIEPIWDADMALFVNKARTVAAGFSVAVIVLLWLMITRSRIGKSLRAAADNPEASVYMGINVDKAHRVAFALGTAITGVAGGLLATNYPFHPFVGLEYVIIMYAGVVLGGIGSILGAFWGGMTIGLVQQLSTLVLPTQLQNATIFVIFLLIVTLRPQGFFGRNVERT encoded by the coding sequence ATTGAAAGCATCATGCAGGCGACCATCGCCGGGCTGCTCATCGGGGCCATTTACGGCCTGATGTGTGTTGGTCTGGCGATGATCTTCGGCATCATGCGCGTCATCAACTTCGCCCAGGGCGATCTGATGATGGTTGGCATGTATGCCGCCTATTTTGCCTTTATCCTGCTGGCGCAGCAGTTCTTCGGCGATGTGATCGGGCCTTACGTGGCCACGATCCTTGCCGCCCCCTTGCTCTATGTCTTCGGCTGGGCGCTACATAAGGTGCTGATCCGGCAGGTGACCGGTATCCGTACCGCGAGCATGGAAGGTGAGGGGCATTATGCCCAGCTGATCCTGACCCTCGGTATCGCGCTGATCCTGCAGAACGGTGCCATGATCCTGTTTGGTGCCGATCTGGTAACCATCCGCACGCCATTGTCCAGTGCCGCCTGGCTGATTGAGCCGATCTGGGATGCCGATATGGCGCTGTTCGTCAACAAGGCCCGGACCGTGGCCGCCGGTTTCTCGGTTGCCGTGATTGTCCTGCTCTGGCTGATGATTACCCGCTCACGTATCGGCAAGTCGCTGCGTGCCGCCGCTGATAACCCGGAGGCCTCGGTCTATATGGGTATCAATGTGGACAAGGCGCACCGTGTTGCCTTTGCCCTCGGTACAGCCATCACCGGCGTTGCCGGTGGGTTGCTCGCCACCAATTACCCGTTCCATCCCTTCGTTGGTCTTGAATACGTCATCATCATGTATGCCGGCGTCGTGCTCGGCGGTATCGGCAGTATTCTGGGCGCATTCTGGGGCGGCATGACCATCGGTCTGGTCCAGCAGCTGTCAACGCTGGTGTTGCCGACCCAACTGCAGAACGCGACGATTTTCGTGATCTTCCTGCTCATCGTCACCTTGAGACCCCAAGGCTTCTTCGGCCGTAATGTGGAGAGAACCTGA
- a CDS encoding branched-chain amino acid ABC transporter: protein MQALFKSLRPFFIFALAYLGVAMMVDNSYYQLIMTLVLVWACFGLSWNMLSGYTGLVSFGHASFFGLGAFATVLAQINYGISPWIMMPVSALIGAVAGVIIGLPTFRLRGHYFALSMLAYPLALLYVFQWLGYPELSIPRVTENAWLYMQFEDRKVYTVLAMALLAAIVVITRRIELTRFGVALIAIKQNEAAAEAAGINTLAWKLKAIAVSGAIAGLIGSFYAVVILVITPQSVFGMLISAQALTVSMFGGVGTVWGPIIGAAFLIPIAEILHAELGNVVPGIQGVIYGLAIILLILLAPEGLFWRVRDMLHNRDESRVTEVEDAQEKVEAAAKSTNVTPLLHSDRAERAATADIVLEVRNISKSFGGLQAVQDVSFSVRKGMILGIIGPNGAGKTTLFNLLNGFQRPDTGNVIVGGTDLVRRKPHALCRAGIGRTFQVMRPFKRMTIYENVRVGAYVKATSEADAERIAREAVAMVGLADSADRVAGGLTTKELRLMELARALAGQPDILLLDETLAGLGSDESEEVVAVIRQLADAGKTIVIIEHTMQAMVKLVDRFLVLDHGEIVTEGLPEEVTRDSRVIEAYLGKKWAANA from the coding sequence ATGCAGGCACTGTTCAAATCCCTGCGACCCTTCTTTATTTTCGCGTTGGCCTATCTCGGCGTCGCGATGATGGTCGACAATTCCTATTACCAGCTGATCATGACGCTGGTGCTGGTCTGGGCCTGTTTCGGCCTGAGCTGGAATATGCTCAGCGGCTATACCGGGCTGGTATCCTTCGGGCATGCCTCGTTCTTCGGTCTCGGTGCCTTCGCCACCGTGCTGGCCCAGATCAATTACGGTATTTCGCCATGGATCATGATGCCGGTATCGGCCCTGATCGGCGCTGTTGCCGGGGTGATCATCGGCCTGCCGACCTTCCGCCTGCGTGGTCACTACTTTGCACTGTCCATGCTCGCCTATCCGCTGGCGCTGCTCTATGTGTTCCAGTGGCTCGGCTATCCGGAACTCAGCATTCCGCGCGTAACCGAGAATGCCTGGCTCTACATGCAGTTCGAGGATCGCAAGGTCTATACCGTGCTGGCCATGGCGCTGCTGGCCGCGATCGTGGTGATTACCCGTCGTATTGAGCTGACCCGGTTCGGCGTCGCTCTGATCGCGATTAAACAGAACGAAGCCGCCGCCGAGGCAGCCGGTATCAATACGCTGGCCTGGAAGCTGAAAGCGATTGCCGTCAGCGGTGCAATCGCCGGTCTGATCGGTTCCTTCTATGCCGTGGTCATTCTGGTGATTACCCCGCAGAGCGTGTTCGGCATGCTGATCTCGGCACAGGCCCTGACCGTTTCCATGTTCGGCGGTGTCGGGACCGTCTGGGGGCCGATCATCGGTGCTGCCTTCCTGATCCCGATCGCTGAAATCCTGCATGCCGAACTTGGCAATGTGGTTCCGGGTATTCAGGGCGTTATCTATGGCCTCGCCATTATCCTGCTGATCCTGCTCGCTCCGGAAGGTCTGTTCTGGCGGGTTCGGGATATGTTGCACAACCGGGATGAATCCCGCGTTACTGAGGTTGAGGACGCACAAGAGAAGGTTGAGGCGGCCGCGAAATCGACCAATGTCACGCCACTGCTGCACAGTGATCGTGCCGAGCGCGCAGCCACTGCCGATATCGTTCTTGAAGTGCGCAATATCTCAAAGAGCTTCGGCGGCCTGCAGGCCGTGCAGGATGTCAGCTTCTCGGTTCGCAAGGGCATGATCCTTGGCATCATCGGACCGAATGGCGCGGGCAAGACAACCCTGTTCAATCTGTTGAACGGGTTCCAGCGGCCCGATACCGGCAACGTGATCGTGGGGGGCACTGACCTCGTCCGACGTAAACCCCACGCCTTATGCCGTGCCGGTATCGGCCGCACCTTTCAGGTCATGCGTCCGTTCAAGCGCATGACCATCTATGAGAATGTCCGAGTTGGTGCCTATGTGAAGGCGACCAGCGAGGCGGATGCCGAGCGGATCGCCCGTGAGGCGGTGGCCATGGTCGGTCTTGCCGACAGCGCCGACCGTGTCGCCGGTGGTCTTACCACCAAGGAACTGCGCCTGATGGAGCTGGCGCGGGCACTGGCCGGGCAGCCCGATATCCTGCTGCTGGATGAAACGCTCGCCGGTCTTGGCAGCGATGAATCCGAAGAGGTGGTTGCCGTCATCCGGCAACTGGCCGATGCGGGCAAAACCATCGTGATTATCGAACATACAATGCAGGCCATGGTGAAGTTGGTCGACCGCTTCCTCGTGCTTGACCACGGCGAAATCGTCACCGAGGGCCTGCCGGAAGAGGTTACGCGCGATAGCCGTGTGATCGAGGCTTATCTTGGCAAGAAGTGGGCTGCAAATGCTTGA
- a CDS encoding MBL fold hydrolase — protein sequence MHDQYEVLAIRYGHHDRPASENFIGGDSHDLPMPLDYFVWVIRNQDRTIVVDTGFSPDSGERRGRQLVTPVADGLAAAGVDPDTVRDVIITHMHYDHAGNNNLFQNATFHLQDSEMSFATGRCMCTHQGNHAYDVEHVTDLVERVYAGCVCFHDGDEELLPGITLHHIGGHSRGLQCVRVNTARGPVVLASDVTHHYAHVESNRVFPSCDSVSGVLLGYEKLRKLAGNDIGRIIPGHDPEVMARYPALSAATKGWIAKLDAE from the coding sequence ATGCACGACCAGTATGAAGTTCTGGCCATTCGTTATGGCCACCATGATCGTCCGGCATCGGAAAATTTCATTGGCGGTGACAGCCATGATCTGCCCATGCCGCTGGATTACTTTGTCTGGGTGATCCGCAATCAGGATCGCACGATTGTGGTCGATACCGGTTTCAGCCCCGATTCCGGCGAGCGAAGAGGTCGCCAGCTTGTTACACCCGTGGCGGACGGTCTGGCTGCCGCAGGAGTCGACCCGGATACGGTCCGGGACGTGATCATCACCCATATGCATTACGATCACGCCGGCAACAACAACCTGTTCCAGAACGCGACCTTTCACCTGCAGGACAGTGAAATGAGTTTCGCCACCGGGCGATGCATGTGCACCCATCAGGGTAACCATGCCTATGATGTGGAGCATGTGACCGATCTGGTGGAACGGGTCTATGCCGGGTGTGTCTGTTTTCATGATGGGGATGAAGAACTGCTGCCCGGCATTACCCTGCATCATATCGGTGGCCATTCACGCGGGCTGCAATGCGTGCGGGTCAATACCGCGCGTGGACCGGTCGTGCTCGCCTCCGATGTGACCCACCACTACGCCCATGTGGAAAGCAATCGGGTTTTCCCGAGCTGCGACAGCGTCTCGGGCGTGCTGCTCGGTTACGAGAAGCTTAGAAAGCTGGCGGGCAACGATATTGGCCGCATCATTCCCGGCCATGACCCCGAAGTCATGGCCCGCTATCCGGCGTTGAGTGCTGCCACCAAGGGCTGGATTGCCAAGCTCGACGCTGAATAA
- a CDS encoding short-chain dehydrogenase, which produces MPRLGGKVAFVTGAAGGIGRAIAYAMAREGARVAMSDINETLLNEAVAEAGDLTVEAVSCDVTDRDALKAKVDAFAASAGGLDIFINNAVAFHYDPLVEFDPAIIDRMLNVGLKGSYWGFQAATPHLVKRGGGTIINLSSIAVSMAIPNASVYSSIKGAIDTLTRQQASELGPKNIRVNAVAPGSVATPGANAIIDDKGWESRKGKTLLKRLPTAEEIGHAAVFLASDEASSITGVTLLIDAGMSVAGP; this is translated from the coding sequence ATGCCCCGATTGGGTGGCAAGGTGGCGTTCGTTACGGGCGCTGCAGGTGGTATCGGTCGCGCCATTGCCTATGCGATGGCCCGTGAGGGTGCCCGTGTCGCGATGTCCGATATCAATGAGACATTGCTGAATGAAGCCGTTGCCGAGGCTGGTGATCTCACCGTTGAGGCTGTTTCCTGCGATGTAACCGACCGCGATGCGCTGAAGGCGAAGGTTGATGCCTTTGCGGCATCTGCCGGTGGTCTTGATATCTTTATCAATAATGCCGTTGCCTTCCATTACGATCCGCTGGTCGAGTTCGATCCGGCGATTATCGACCGGATGCTCAATGTCGGGCTGAAAGGTTCCTATTGGGGCTTTCAGGCGGCGACCCCGCATCTCGTCAAACGCGGCGGCGGTACCATCATCAATCTGTCGTCGATTGCCGTGTCCATGGCGATCCCGAACGCTTCCGTCTATTCCTCGATCAAGGGTGCCATTGATACCCTGACCCGGCAGCAGGCTTCCGAGCTTGGCCCGAAAAATATTCGGGTCAATGCGGTCGCGCCAGGCTCGGTCGCAACTCCCGGTGCCAATGCCATCATTGATGACAAGGGCTGGGAGAGTCGCAAGGGCAAGACCCTGCTCAAACGTTTGCCGACCGCTGAGGAAATCGGCCATGCGGCAGTCTTTCTTGCCTCCGATGAGGCATCATCGATTACCGGCGTCACCTTGCTGATCGATGCCGGCATGTCTGTGGCGGGCCCATAA
- a CDS encoding GntR family transcriptional regulator, producing MDMKSSEAYDFKVQRATSTMRYSVTESIRNAIAVGRYQAGDRMPERDLCEMTGVSRTVVREALRQLESEGLVHVIPHKGPTVATINREQAKGIYEVREVLESLAARLFAENATSSDMAELERAYEQVKGTYLEGDVLDRLAAKNYFYECLINGAGNEALGQTLHLINARAMILRGRSLQMPSRGKKSLAELKEIIQALKDRKPDEAYKLAQHHVRMAAEAALQSFTD from the coding sequence ATGGATATGAAATCTTCAGAGGCCTACGACTTTAAGGTGCAGCGGGCCACCAGCACGATGCGCTACAGCGTGACGGAAAGCATCCGAAATGCCATTGCCGTCGGTCGTTATCAGGCCGGTGACCGCATGCCCGAACGCGACCTCTGCGAGATGACCGGCGTCAGCCGCACCGTGGTCCGTGAGGCCCTGCGCCAGCTCGAGAGCGAGGGTCTGGTCCATGTGATTCCGCACAAGGGTCCGACGGTCGCCACCATCAACCGGGAACAGGCCAAGGGCATCTATGAAGTACGTGAAGTGCTTGAGAGCCTCGCCGCTCGTCTGTTTGCCGAGAATGCCACGAGCAGCGACATGGCCGAACTCGAACGCGCCTATGAACAGGTCAAGGGCACCTATCTCGAAGGCGACGTGCTCGACCGCCTCGCGGCCAAGAACTATTTCTATGAATGCCTGATCAATGGTGCCGGCAACGAGGCGCTGGGCCAGACCCTGCACCTGATCAATGCCCGTGCGATGATCCTGCGCGGTCGCTCGCTGCAGATGCCGAGCCGGGGCAAGAAGAGCCTCGCGGAACTCAAAGAGATCATCCAGGCGTTAAAAGACCGCAAACCGGACGAAGCCTACAAGCTCGCCCAGCATCATGTCCGCATGGCTGCAGAAGCGGCGCTGCAGTCATTTACCGACTAG
- a CDS encoding oxidoreductase, which produces MQLGFIGLGKMGGPMSGRLIDAGHELTVLDVSQQAMDALVAKGAKAAKTPKEVADAADIVFTSLPTPPIVKNTALGDDGFIHGSRAKLLVDVSTTGPSTATEVAEALAKVGKQWVDCPVSGGIKGATNGTLALMVSCPNADFKTIEPVIANFGKVFHVGEKAGLGQVVKLANNMLAAAAIVLTSEAMAMGVKAGIDANVMLDIINISTGRNSASQDKFPKSVLPGTFDFGFATGLSYKDVRMCVDESEALGVPMVGGSLVRQILAITQSKYGADSDFTSIAKLIEDWSGVEIRG; this is translated from the coding sequence ATGCAGTTGGGTTTTATCGGTCTTGGTAAAATGGGTGGCCCGATGTCAGGGCGCCTCATTGATGCTGGGCATGAGCTGACGGTCCTCGATGTCAGTCAGCAGGCGATGGATGCGCTGGTTGCCAAGGGTGCGAAAGCAGCCAAGACACCAAAGGAAGTTGCCGACGCAGCCGATATCGTCTTCACCAGCCTGCCAACTCCGCCAATCGTCAAGAATACTGCGCTTGGTGATGACGGCTTCATTCATGGCAGCCGCGCAAAGCTGCTGGTCGATGTTTCCACCACCGGGCCGAGCACAGCAACCGAAGTGGCCGAAGCGCTCGCCAAGGTCGGCAAGCAATGGGTTGATTGTCCGGTCAGTGGCGGCATCAAGGGAGCGACCAACGGCACGCTGGCCCTGATGGTGTCCTGCCCGAATGCGGATTTCAAAACCATCGAGCCGGTCATCGCCAATTTCGGCAAGGTGTTCCATGTGGGCGAAAAAGCCGGTCTCGGTCAGGTGGTCAAGCTGGCCAATAACATGCTGGCTGCTGCCGCCATCGTGCTGACCTCGGAAGCCATGGCCATGGGGGTCAAGGCCGGGATCGACGCCAATGTGATGCTCGACATCATCAATATCTCGACCGGGCGCAACAGCGCGTCACAGGACAAGTTCCCCAAATCGGTTCTGCCGGGCACCTTCGATTTCGGTTTCGCCACCGGGCTGTCCTACAAGGACGTGCGGATGTGCGTCGATGAATCCGAAGCCCTCGGCGTACCAATGGTCGGTGGCAGTCTGGTTCGCCAGATACTGGCCATTACCCAATCCAAATACGGCGCTGACTCAGACTTCACCTCGATTGCCAAGCTGATCGAGGACTGGTCAGGCGTTGAGATCCGGGGCTGA
- a CDS encoding glucan biosynthesis protein D, with amino-acid sequence MTTVSRRSLLLQSVAVVGLSGLAGGAIAHTARAADIKYGPSTSFSFDALIKRAKWLAKQEYKRTPVAAPQQIEALDYDAHWQIRFRKEQSLYPAARSAPVELFHPGRFFPEPVNIHEVSGGESRQVIYDRSFFDMPEDSPARHLPEDTGFAGFRVMRPGGKPDWISFLGASYFRADGPLGQYGLSARGLAINTGLAEPEEFPRFTDIWLGPPQEEGDTLTAWALLDGPSVTGAYQFGLRDKNDLPGQLVTVKCHIFMRKSVKRIGIAPLTSMYWYAERDRGQDHAHDWRPEIHDSDGLAIKTGHGERIWRALWNNHQGVETSSFFDENPDGFGLIQRDRNFEHYQDDGVFYNRRPSVWVEPQGNWGKGSVQLIEIPTHDETFDNIVAYWSPETTPEAGDELTYEYKLNWTDRDPQPEQVAHTHATYQGIGGAPGSDLPKGTDKMVVDFIGGPLDTMPDDSTVEPVIEARGGRILEPVAVRPVVGTKRWRLTFDFTADEGIDKIELRAYLKHGDKTLSETWITRASIDHS; translated from the coding sequence ATGACCACTGTTTCCCGCCGCAGCCTATTGCTCCAGTCCGTTGCCGTCGTTGGTCTTTCCGGCCTTGCTGGGGGTGCGATCGCGCATACTGCCCGTGCCGCAGACATCAAGTACGGCCCCAGCACATCATTCAGCTTTGATGCGCTGATTAAGCGTGCGAAATGGCTGGCAAAACAGGAATATAAACGCACGCCGGTGGCCGCACCGCAGCAGATTGAGGCGCTCGATTACGACGCCCATTGGCAGATCCGGTTTCGTAAGGAGCAATCCCTCTACCCGGCAGCCCGCAGCGCGCCGGTTGAACTGTTCCATCCCGGCCGGTTTTTCCCGGAACCCGTTAACATCCATGAAGTCAGCGGTGGCGAGAGTCGTCAGGTAATCTATGACCGCTCGTTCTTCGACATGCCGGAGGACAGCCCCGCCCGCCATTTGCCGGAAGATACCGGTTTTGCCGGTTTCCGGGTCATGCGCCCCGGTGGCAAACCTGACTGGATTTCATTTCTCGGTGCATCCTATTTCCGTGCGGACGGCCCGCTTGGCCAATACGGATTGTCGGCACGTGGGCTGGCCATCAATACCGGCCTGGCGGAGCCAGAAGAATTCCCACGCTTCACTGATATCTGGCTCGGCCCACCTCAGGAAGAGGGTGATACACTGACTGCCTGGGCTTTACTCGATGGGCCATCGGTAACCGGCGCATATCAATTCGGCCTGCGTGACAAAAACGATTTGCCGGGCCAGCTGGTCACCGTCAAATGCCACATCTTCATGCGCAAATCGGTCAAACGCATCGGTATCGCCCCGCTCACCAGCATGTACTGGTATGCCGAACGGGACCGAGGACAGGATCACGCCCATGACTGGCGACCTGAAATTCACGATAGCGACGGACTGGCAATCAAGACCGGGCATGGCGAACGTATCTGGCGCGCACTGTGGAACAACCATCAGGGCGTTGAAACATCGAGCTTTTTCGATGAAAACCCGGATGGCTTTGGCCTGATCCAGCGTGATAGGAATTTCGAGCACTATCAGGATGACGGTGTCTTCTACAATCGGCGCCCATCGGTCTGGGTCGAACCACAAGGCAATTGGGGCAAAGGATCCGTACAGCTGATCGAGATCCCGACCCATGACGAAACCTTCGACAACATTGTCGCTTACTGGTCACCGGAAACCACGCCGGAAGCTGGTGATGAGCTGACTTACGAGTACAAACTCAACTGGACCGATCGCGATCCACAGCCGGAACAGGTGGCCCACACCCATGCGACCTATCAGGGCATCGGCGGCGCACCGGGCAGCGATTTGCCAAAAGGTACCGACAAGATGGTCGTGGACTTTATCGGCGGTCCGCTTGACACCATGCCTGATGACAGCACGGTCGAACCGGTGATTGAAGCCCGTGGCGGCAGAATTCTCGAACCGGTTGCCGTCCGTCCCGTGGTCGGCACCAAACGCTGGCGCCTTACTTTCGATTTTACAGCCGATGAAGGCATTGATAAAATTGAGTTACGAGCGTATTTGAAGCACGGCGACAAGACGCTCAGCGAAACTTGGATAACGCGCGCGTCCATCGACCATTCGTGA
- a CDS encoding 4-carboxymuconolactone decarboxylase, translating into MDKATFERGLEIRKSVLGKEFVENSIATADDFNMPMQELVTEYCWGAVWGRDELPKKTRSMLNLAMISALNRPHELKMHIRGALRNGVSKEEIREVFLQVAIYCGVPAAVDSFRTARQVFDEDAG; encoded by the coding sequence ATGGACAAAGCTACTTTTGAGCGCGGCCTGGAAATCCGCAAATCCGTCCTCGGCAAGGAGTTTGTCGAGAATTCAATCGCAACGGCCGATGACTTCAACATGCCGATGCAGGAACTGGTGACGGAGTATTGCTGGGGCGCCGTCTGGGGCCGCGATGAGTTGCCCAAGAAGACGCGCTCAATGCTCAACCTTGCGATGATCAGCGCGCTCAACCGTCCGCATGAGCTGAAAATGCACATTCGTGGCGCTTTGCGTAACGGTGTCAGCAAGGAAGAAATCCGTGAGGTTTTCCTGCAGGTTGCCATTTATTGCGGTGTTCCTGCTGCGGTGGATTCCTTCCGCACCGCGCGTCAGGTATTTGACGAGGATGCAGGCTGA